From a single Portunus trituberculatus isolate SZX2019 chromosome 15, ASM1759143v1, whole genome shotgun sequence genomic region:
- the LOC123504065 gene encoding xaa-Pro aminopeptidase 1-like yields the protein MAPKNTTQLLTKLRALMKNTAHVPRQIHAYIVPSGDAHQSEYIAPCDQRRAFISGFTGSAGTAIVTEKDAALWTDGRYFLQASQEMDDNWTLMKQGLPKTPSEAKWLNKTLDVGSVIGVDPYLLEADVWRDLSRELQGGGHSIIAVPENLIDLIWTDRPTRPAECVVPLEEKYTGCSIEDKLKNVRQELDEENAFMIIITALDEVAWTEQICCTVISLVALAVQAIVLKCAMMALQFGKIWICNHSSQAITQLVPKDRRLTKLSPVAIMKAIKNPTEIKGMESCHLRDAAALCRYFAWLEKEAARGTQTEISGADQLQKFREELDDFVGLSFSTISSVGPNAAIVHYKPSLETDARITTKDVYLCDSGGQYRDGTTDVTRTLHFGTPSKFLQDCYTRVLKGVISVATCIFPTKTKGNCLDSFARKALWDVGLDYGHGTGHGIGMYLNVHEGPMGVSWRSFPDDPGLQEGMFLSDEPGYYEDGKFGVRIENIVRIVKADTEHNFRDRGFLTFKTVTMVPIQTKLIDPALLTKKEVEWLNAYHAECREKVGELLLQQGHKEAYNWLLKETEPIG from the exons ATGGCTCCCAAAAATACCACGCAGCTGTTGACCAAGCTACGAGCATTAATGAAGAATACTGCCCATGTTCCTCGACAAATCCATGCTTACATTGTTCCGTCAGGGGATGCACACCAA AGTGAATACATTGCTCCGTGTGATCAACGGCGAGCCTTCATTAGTGGCTTCACTGGATCAGCGGGAACTGCCATCGTCACAGAGAAGGATGCTGCCCTATGGACTGATGGACGCTACTTCCTGCAGGCCAGCCAAGAAATGGACGACAACTGGACACTGATGAAACAAG GCTTGCCTAAAACCCCAAGTGAGGCCAAGTGGTTAAACAAGACTCTGGATGTGGGTTCTGTGATTGGAGTTGATCCTTACCTGTTGGAGGCTGATGTTTGGCGAGACCTGTCCAGGGAGCTGCAAGGGGGTGGCCATTCTATCATTGCTGTTCCTGAGAATCTCATCGATCTCATATGGACTGATCGCCCAACTCGCCCTGCTGAATGTGTGGTGCCCCTTGAG GAGAAGTACACTGGCTGCAGTATTGAAGACAAATTGAAAAATGTGAGGCAGGAACTTGATGAAGAAAATGCTTTTATGATCATCATCACTGCCCTGGATGAGGTTGCTT GGACAGAACAGATTTGTTGCACTGTTATCTCATTAGTGGCTCTGGCTGTTCAAGCTATTGTTCTGAAGTGTGCAATG ATGGCCCTTCAGTTTGGAAAGATATGGATCTGTAATCACTCCTCCCAAGCCATCACACAGCTAGTACCTAAAGACAGAAGACTCACCAAGCTATCACCAGTTGCAATCATGAAAGCCATTAAAAATCCCACTGAAATCAAAG GAATGGAATCCTGCCATCTGCGTGATGCTGCTGCCCTTTGTCGCTATTTTGCTTGGCTTGAGAAGGAGGCTGCCAGAGGAACTCAGACAGAAATTTCAGGTGCTGACCAACTCCAGAAATTCAGAGA AGAATTAGATGACTTTGTTGGATTAAGCTTTTCAACAATATCTTCTGTGGGTCCCAATGCTGCTATTGTCCACTACAAACCCTCTTTGGAGACAGATGCCAGGATCACCACGAAGGACGTATATCTATGTGACTCTGGTGGACAGTACAG AGATGGAACCACAGATGTGACTCGCACTTTGCACTTTGGCACTCCCTCCAAGTTTCTACAAGATTGCTATACTAGGGTCTTAAAGGGAGTGATAAGTGTGGCAACTTGCATCTTTCCTACAAAAACTAAG GGCAACTGCTTGGACTCCTTTGCCCGAAAAGCTTTGTGGGATGTTGGTTTGGACTATGGGCATGGGACTGGTCATGGCATAGGAATGTACTTGAATGTGCATGAGGGACCAATGGGAGTGTCGTGGCGTTCCTTTCCTGATGATCCAGGCCTGCAGGAGGGCATGTTTCTCTCTGATG AGCCTGGATACTATGAAGATGGAAAATTTGGTGTTCGGATAGAAAATATTGTGAGGATTGTTAAAGCAGATACGGAACACAACTTTAGAGATCGAGGATTCTTGACCTTTAAAACAGTGACCATGGTGCCCATTCAAACCAAACTTATTGATCCAGCTCTACTTACAAAAAAAGAG GTGGAATGGCTCAATGCTTACCATGCAGAATGCCGGGAAAAGGTGGGAGAGTTGCTGCTGCAACAGGGACACAAAGAAGCATACAACTGGCTCTTGAAAGAAACTGAACCCATTGGCTAG